The Streptomyces sp. RKAG293 genome includes a region encoding these proteins:
- a CDS encoding HAD-IIA family hydrolase: MSTRKPIESWLTDMDGVLIHEGTPIPGADAFIKRLRESGKPFLVLTNNSIYTARDLHARLSRMGLDVPVENIWTSALATAKFLDDQRPGGTAYAIGEAGLTTALHDVGYILTDVEPDYVVLGETRTYSFEALTKAIRLINGGARFICTNPDETGPSAEGPLPATGSVAALITKATGKDPYFVGKPNPLMMRAGLNAIGVHSETSAMIGDRMDTDVLAGLESGMETFLVLTGLTSKADIDKYPFRPSRVVNSIADLVDEI; the protein is encoded by the coding sequence GTGTCGACACGCAAGCCGATCGAATCCTGGCTCACCGACATGGACGGGGTGCTGATCCACGAGGGCACGCCGATCCCCGGCGCCGACGCCTTCATCAAACGGCTGCGGGAGTCCGGCAAGCCGTTCCTGGTGCTGACGAACAACTCCATCTACACCGCCCGTGACCTGCACGCCAGGCTGTCGCGGATGGGTCTCGACGTTCCGGTCGAGAACATCTGGACCTCGGCGCTGGCCACCGCGAAGTTCCTCGACGACCAGCGCCCCGGCGGTACCGCGTACGCGATCGGCGAGGCCGGTCTGACCACCGCGCTGCACGACGTCGGGTACATCCTCACCGACGTCGAGCCCGACTACGTGGTGCTGGGCGAGACCCGCACCTACAGCTTCGAGGCGCTCACCAAGGCGATCCGGCTCATCAACGGCGGTGCGCGCTTCATCTGCACCAACCCGGACGAGACCGGCCCGTCGGCCGAGGGCCCGCTGCCCGCCACCGGCTCGGTGGCCGCGCTGATCACCAAGGCCACCGGCAAGGACCCGTACTTCGTCGGCAAGCCGAACCCGCTGATGATGCGGGCCGGGCTGAACGCGATCGGTGTGCACTCCGAGACCAGCGCGATGATCGGCGACCGGATGGACACCGATGTGCTCGCCGGGCTGGAGTCCGGCATGGAGACCTTCCTGGTGCTGACCGGCCTGACGTCCAAGGCCGACATCGACAAGTACCCGTTCCGGCCGTCGCGGGTCGTGAACTCGATCGCGGACCTCGTCGACGAGATCTGA
- a CDS encoding 2-aminoethylphosphonate ABC transporter substrate-binding protein, translating into MPAHSLKPLAAVAGALVLAGSLTACGGSSAASDAKEITVYSADGLKADDGSGFYDKAFKDFTAKTGIKVKYVEGGSGEMVQRLAREKSNTQADVVVTLPPFIQQADSKGLLDAYRPAGSDQVAAADKDAGGKWTSVVNNYFCFIYNTKELKQAPKTWDDLLDARYKGKLQYSTPGVAGDGTAVVIKAIHDFGGLEPAMAYLKKLQTNNVGPSKSTGALAPKVDKGELVVANGDVQMNYADMKSMPNQGIFFPAANATGKPTSFALPYAAGLVKDAPHAENGKKLLDFLLTPEVQQEVSSVGGGFPARTDVTATDANAVKLKAIMSGVEIFTPDWATVNTGLTSYVDAWKKATGS; encoded by the coding sequence ATGCCCGCACACAGCCTCAAGCCGCTCGCCGCCGTCGCCGGCGCCCTGGTCCTCGCCGGTTCGCTCACCGCCTGCGGCGGTTCCTCGGCCGCGAGCGACGCCAAGGAGATCACCGTCTACAGCGCCGACGGCCTCAAGGCCGACGACGGCTCCGGCTTCTACGACAAGGCCTTCAAGGACTTCACCGCCAAGACCGGCATCAAGGTGAAGTACGTCGAGGGCGGCTCCGGCGAGATGGTGCAGCGGCTGGCCCGGGAGAAGTCCAACACCCAGGCCGACGTCGTCGTCACCCTGCCGCCGTTCATCCAGCAGGCCGACAGCAAGGGACTGCTGGACGCCTACCGGCCGGCCGGCTCCGACCAGGTCGCCGCCGCCGACAAGGACGCCGGCGGCAAGTGGACCTCGGTCGTCAACAACTACTTCTGCTTCATCTACAACACCAAGGAGCTGAAGCAGGCCCCCAAGACCTGGGACGACCTGCTCGACGCCCGGTACAAGGGCAAGCTGCAGTACTCCACGCCGGGCGTCGCCGGTGACGGCACGGCCGTCGTCATCAAGGCGATCCACGACTTCGGCGGCCTGGAGCCGGCGATGGCGTACCTGAAGAAGCTGCAGACCAACAACGTCGGACCGTCGAAGTCGACGGGCGCGCTCGCGCCCAAGGTCGACAAGGGCGAGCTGGTCGTCGCCAACGGCGATGTGCAGATGAACTACGCCGACATGAAGTCCATGCCGAACCAGGGCATCTTCTTCCCCGCCGCGAACGCGACCGGCAAGCCCACCAGCTTCGCCCTCCCGTACGCGGCCGGCCTGGTCAAGGACGCCCCGCACGCGGAGAACGGCAAGAAGCTGCTGGACTTCCTGCTCACCCCCGAGGTGCAGCAGGAGGTGTCCTCGGTCGGCGGCGGCTTCCCGGCCCGTACCGATGTGACGGCGACGGACGCGAACGCGGTGAAGCTGAAGGCGATCATGTCCGGCGTCGAGATCTTCACGCCCGACTGGGCCACCGTGAACACCGGCCTGACGTCGTACGTCGACGCCTGGAAGAAGGCGACCGGCAGCTGA
- a CDS encoding ABC transporter permease subunit: MLVHSRSGRWAVWAVFFVLFLPLFALPFAVIALASFATNWSGAFPSGATLTHYQDITRGESLDALTTSLVTALAASVLALLVGGWAALAADALRGRGRRVLDALFMLPVAVPSVVVGLSLLVAFSKPPLLLNGTRGIVVLAHTVLVTAFAYQSVAAAAARLDPAYEQSAASLGARPAYVLWRVKLPLLLPSLTAAAGLCFALSMGELSATMMLYPPDWLPLPVKIFGATDRGSLFSGAALAVVLMVTTLVVLLGVSRIRTRAAYR; this comes from the coding sequence GTGCTGGTGCATAGCCGCAGTGGCCGCTGGGCCGTGTGGGCCGTCTTCTTCGTCCTGTTCCTGCCGCTGTTCGCGCTGCCGTTCGCGGTGATCGCGCTGGCGTCCTTCGCGACGAACTGGAGCGGGGCCTTCCCCTCCGGCGCGACGCTCACCCACTACCAGGACATCACCCGCGGCGAGTCGCTGGACGCGCTCACCACCAGCCTGGTCACCGCGCTGGCCGCGAGCGTGCTGGCCCTGCTGGTCGGCGGCTGGGCGGCGCTGGCCGCCGACGCGCTGCGCGGTAGGGGCCGCCGGGTGCTGGACGCGCTGTTCATGCTGCCGGTGGCGGTGCCGTCGGTGGTGGTCGGGCTGTCCCTGCTGGTGGCGTTCTCGAAGCCGCCGCTGCTGCTCAACGGCACCCGCGGCATCGTCGTCCTGGCCCATACGGTGCTGGTCACGGCCTTCGCCTACCAGTCCGTCGCGGCGGCCGCCGCCCGGCTCGACCCCGCCTACGAGCAGAGCGCCGCGAGCCTGGGCGCCCGCCCCGCGTACGTGCTGTGGCGGGTGAAACTGCCGCTGCTGCTGCCGTCCCTCACCGCGGCGGCCGGCCTCTGCTTCGCCCTGTCCATGGGCGAGTTGAGCGCCACCATGATGCTCTACCCGCCCGACTGGCTCCCGCTGCCGGTCAAGATCTTCGGTGCCACCGACCGGGGTTCGCTCTTCTCCGGAGCCGCCCTCGCCGTGGTGCTGATGGTGACGACGCTCGTCGTCCTGCTCGGCGTGAGCCGGATCCGCACCAGGGCCGCCTACCGCTGA
- a CDS encoding 2-aminoethylphosphonate ABC transporter permease subunit, with protein MSTGTVRTPELAAPAPRPARTSRAVPRWVWALPPVAGLALAFLYPLALVVQQSFTPESGGHDLSAYREVFASTGFREALWTTVWIAVGSTVGCLVLGFALALVIAFVPFPGGKALSRFIDIFLAFPSFLITLALLFVYGTVGMANGLWTDVTGAASGPVDFLHTPWGVLLAEITYFTPFVMRPLLAAFSQVDTAQIEVASSLGAKAPRIVRQVILPEALPSLAAGGSLVLVMCLNEFGIVLFTGAKDVTTLPMLVYSKAILESDYTGACVVAVVNIALSVALYGLYRVVVARTAAGGRRAGA; from the coding sequence ATGAGCACCGGGACCGTGCGGACCCCGGAGCTGGCGGCGCCCGCGCCCCGTCCGGCGCGGACCTCGCGCGCGGTGCCCCGCTGGGTCTGGGCGCTGCCGCCCGTGGCCGGGCTGGCGCTGGCGTTCCTGTACCCGCTCGCGCTGGTCGTCCAGCAGTCGTTCACCCCGGAATCCGGCGGTCACGATCTGTCCGCCTACCGCGAGGTGTTCGCCTCGACGGGTTTCCGCGAGGCGCTGTGGACGACGGTCTGGATCGCGGTCGGCTCCACCGTGGGCTGCCTGGTACTGGGCTTCGCGCTGGCGCTCGTGATCGCCTTCGTACCGTTCCCCGGCGGGAAGGCGCTCAGCCGGTTCATCGACATCTTCCTCGCCTTCCCGTCCTTCCTGATCACGCTCGCGCTGCTGTTCGTCTACGGCACCGTGGGCATGGCGAACGGCCTGTGGACGGATGTGACGGGCGCGGCGAGCGGCCCCGTCGACTTCCTGCACACGCCGTGGGGCGTGCTGCTCGCGGAGATCACGTACTTCACACCGTTCGTCATGCGGCCGCTGCTCGCCGCCTTCTCGCAGGTGGACACCGCGCAGATCGAGGTCGCGTCCTCGCTGGGCGCGAAGGCGCCGCGGATCGTGCGGCAGGTGATCCTGCCGGAGGCGCTGCCGTCGCTCGCGGCGGGCGGCAGCCTGGTGCTGGTGATGTGCCTGAACGAGTTCGGCATCGTGCTCTTCACCGGCGCCAAGGACGTCACCACGCTGCCGATGCTCGTCTACAGCAAGGCGATCCTGGAGTCGGACTACACCGGCGCCTGTGTCGTCGCGGTCGTGAACATCGCCCTGTCGGTCGCCCTCTACGGGCTGTACCGCGTCGTCGTCGCCCGAACAGCCGCCGGAGGCCGTCGTGCTGGTGCATAG
- a CDS encoding ABC transporter ATP-binding protein yields the protein MSTEPGGPEAVPTSRAVRSGIRFDHVSVRYGDLTVLDALDLTVEPGEVLALLGPSGSGKTTALRAVAGFVRPSGGRVLIGGQDVTDLPPHRRGIGMVVQQYALFPHLRVDQNVAFGLRAQRSPRAGIPGRVAEALEMTGMAGYARRYPRELSGGQQQRVAIARALAIRPGVLLLDEPLSALDAQLRSGMLAELARLHRELPDVSILYVTHDQIEALTLADRIAVMDKARLQDCGTPQDLYRRPRTEFTASFVGSANLLPVRVAGEGALHFGDAVVRAAEVPKGAVEGAEATMCVRPHALRLAAEGAAGGAANSLRGTVTGVQWRGSTHRLLVDSGGHEIRADVGDLRRPPVVGATVTLAFDPEDTVLLPAGVGTGRPLLERV from the coding sequence ATGAGTACGGAGCCGGGCGGGCCCGAGGCGGTCCCGACGTCGCGCGCGGTGCGCAGCGGCATTCGTTTCGACCACGTCAGCGTCCGGTACGGGGACCTGACGGTGCTCGACGCGCTCGACCTCACCGTCGAGCCGGGCGAGGTCCTCGCCCTGCTCGGCCCGTCCGGCTCCGGCAAGACCACCGCGCTGCGGGCGGTCGCCGGCTTCGTGCGGCCGTCCGGCGGGCGGGTGCTGATCGGCGGGCAGGACGTCACCGATCTGCCGCCGCACCGGCGCGGCATCGGGATGGTCGTCCAGCAGTACGCCCTCTTCCCGCACCTGCGCGTCGACCAGAACGTCGCGTTCGGCCTCAGGGCGCAGCGCTCGCCGCGGGCCGGGATACCCGGCCGGGTCGCGGAAGCCCTGGAGATGACGGGGATGGCCGGCTACGCCCGGCGCTATCCGCGCGAACTCTCCGGCGGCCAGCAGCAGCGCGTCGCGATCGCCCGCGCGCTGGCCATCAGGCCCGGCGTCCTGCTACTCGACGAGCCGCTGTCCGCGCTGGACGCGCAGCTGCGCTCGGGCATGCTCGCCGAGCTGGCGCGGCTGCACCGCGAACTGCCCGACGTCTCCATCCTGTACGTCACCCACGACCAGATCGAGGCGCTCACCCTCGCCGACCGCATCGCGGTCATGGACAAGGCGCGGCTGCAGGACTGCGGTACCCCGCAGGACCTGTACCGCCGCCCGCGCACCGAGTTCACCGCCTCGTTCGTCGGCAGCGCGAACCTGCTGCCGGTCCGGGTCGCCGGGGAGGGGGCGCTGCACTTCGGCGACGCGGTGGTGCGCGCCGCCGAGGTCCCGAAGGGCGCGGTTGAGGGTGCCGAGGCCACGATGTGCGTCCGTCCGCACGCCCTGCGGCTGGCCGCCGAGGGCGCGGCCGGCGGCGCGGCCAACTCGCTGCGCGGCACGGTGACGGGCGTGCAGTGGCGCGGTTCGACCCACCGGCTGCTCGTCGACTCCGGCGGCCACGAGATCCGCGCGGACGTCGGCGACCTGCGGCGGCCGCCGGTGGTCGGGGCGACGGTGACGCTCGCCTTCGACCCCGAGGACACGGTGCTCCTGCCGGCCGGCGTCGGCACCGGACGACCGCTCCTGGAGCGGGTATGA
- a CDS encoding phosphonatase-like hydrolase yields MTDRTDTMTDSMTDGSIKLVVLDMAGTTVADGGLVEQAFSRAAERLGVEPGSDDHAKKLDYVRATMGESKITVFRALFGDEDIAQRGNAAFESAYAELVDGGRCAPLPGAAETIGKLREEGRTVVLTTGFSRVTQDAILDALGWQDIADLTLCPADAGRGRPFPDLVLAALLRTGAADDVREIAVAGDTSYDMLCGRRSGASVVAGVLTGAHDEAALRGAGATHVLASVAELPRTIAGFTAADGFAAAAGAGQQR; encoded by the coding sequence ATGACGGACAGGACGGACACCATGACGGATTCCATGACGGACGGCAGCATCAAACTGGTCGTGCTCGACATGGCCGGGACCACGGTCGCCGACGGCGGCCTCGTGGAGCAGGCCTTCTCCCGCGCCGCCGAACGGCTCGGCGTGGAGCCCGGCAGCGACGACCACGCGAAGAAGCTCGACTACGTCCGCGCGACGATGGGCGAGTCGAAGATCACCGTCTTCCGCGCGCTCTTCGGCGACGAGGACATCGCCCAGCGCGGCAACGCGGCGTTCGAGAGCGCCTACGCGGAACTGGTCGACGGCGGCCGCTGCGCGCCGCTGCCCGGCGCCGCCGAGACGATCGGGAAGCTGCGCGAAGAGGGCCGCACGGTCGTGCTGACCACCGGCTTCTCGCGCGTCACCCAGGACGCGATCCTGGACGCGCTCGGCTGGCAGGACATCGCCGACCTCACCCTGTGCCCGGCCGACGCCGGACGCGGGCGCCCGTTCCCCGACCTGGTGCTCGCCGCACTGCTGCGCACCGGGGCGGCCGACGACGTACGGGAGATCGCCGTGGCGGGCGACACCTCGTACGACATGCTCTGCGGCCGCCGCTCCGGCGCCTCGGTGGTCGCCGGCGTGCTGACCGGCGCGCACGACGAGGCCGCGCTGCGCGGCGCCGGGGCCACCCACGTCCTGGCGTCCGTCGCGGAACTCCCGCGGACGATCGCCGGGTTCACCGCCGCCGACGGGTTCGCCGCGGCCGCCGGGGCGGGGCAGCAGCGATGA
- a CDS encoding TIGR03364 family FAD-dependent oxidoreductase, with product MRVLIVGAGALGTMHAWQAVHRGHEVVHLEREREARGASVRNFGLVWVGGRSAGEELETALRARELWEDIGARVPGTGFRANGSLTVVRTAAEKAVVDEVIARPDAAERGFKWLDAAGAREHNPALRGDITGALLCERDAAVESRVALPALREHLAATGRYTFLPGREVREVGPGTVRDDHGEVHRGDSVVLATGAWLSGLVRELAPELPVRRVRLQMAQTDPLGERLTTSVADADSFRYYPAYEGDALDALRAGQPQPPVAAAHKMQLLMVQRLDGGLTIGDTHEYDATFNFDVVEDPYDHLLERAGQLLGRPLPRIRRRWAGVYAQCVDTARVVHRQEVLDGVWLVTGPGGRGMTCSPAIGETTADALGW from the coding sequence ATGAGAGTCCTGATCGTCGGCGCCGGTGCGCTCGGCACGATGCACGCCTGGCAAGCCGTCCACCGCGGCCATGAGGTCGTCCACCTGGAGCGCGAGCGGGAGGCCCGCGGCGCCTCCGTACGCAACTTCGGCCTGGTGTGGGTCGGCGGCCGGTCGGCCGGCGAGGAGCTGGAGACCGCGCTGCGGGCCCGTGAGCTGTGGGAGGACATCGGCGCCCGGGTGCCGGGTACCGGCTTCCGCGCCAACGGCTCGCTCACCGTGGTCCGCACCGCGGCCGAGAAGGCCGTCGTGGACGAGGTCATCGCCCGCCCCGACGCCGCCGAGCGCGGCTTCAAGTGGCTGGACGCCGCGGGCGCCAGGGAGCACAACCCGGCGCTGCGCGGCGACATCACCGGGGCGCTGCTGTGCGAGCGGGACGCCGCCGTCGAGTCCCGGGTCGCGCTGCCCGCGCTGCGCGAGCACCTGGCGGCGACCGGCCGCTACACGTTCCTCCCCGGCCGTGAGGTCCGCGAGGTCGGGCCCGGCACGGTCCGCGACGACCACGGCGAGGTGCACCGGGGAGACAGCGTCGTCCTGGCCACCGGGGCCTGGCTGTCCGGGCTGGTGCGCGAGCTCGCCCCCGAACTGCCGGTCCGCCGGGTGCGGTTGCAGATGGCGCAGACCGACCCGCTCGGCGAGCGGCTGACCACCTCGGTCGCCGACGCCGACAGCTTCCGCTACTACCCGGCCTACGAGGGCGACGCGCTCGACGCGCTGCGCGCCGGACAGCCGCAGCCGCCGGTGGCCGCCGCGCACAAGATGCAGCTGCTGATGGTCCAGCGCCTCGACGGCGGACTGACCATCGGCGACACCCACGAGTACGACGCGACGTTCAACTTCGACGTCGTCGAGGACCCGTACGACCACCTGCTGGAGCGGGCCGGACAGCTGCTCGGCCGGCCGCTGCCGCGCATCAGGCGCCGCTGGGCCGGGGTGTACGCGCAGTGCGTGGACACCGCGCGGGTGGTGCACCGGCAGGAAGTACTGGACGGAGTGTGGCTGGTCACCGGGCCCGGCGGGCGCGGCATGACCTGTTCCCCGGCGATCGGTGAGACGACCGCCGACGCGTTGGGCTGGTGA
- a CDS encoding GntR family transcriptional regulator encodes MTDPHAPIRSGIPEHGRVPKYYAVKTRLEAVLDELGEGGLLPTERELAATFEVARETVRQALRELLIQGRVRRKGRGTVVAGPKLEQPLSLASYTEGVRRQGRVPSRHLITLERLAADAVLARELRISAGDEVWHMERVLLADEERVGLESTYLSVARLPYLERDFAPDSSFYVYLRDQVGLELAAADERIETVLATPREALLIGTPPALPMLLLHRTSRDGGGVPIERVRSLYRGDRFSFTTQMSKE; translated from the coding sequence GTGACAGATCCACATGCCCCGATCCGGTCCGGCATTCCCGAGCACGGCCGGGTGCCCAAGTACTACGCCGTGAAGACCCGGCTGGAGGCCGTGCTCGACGAGCTCGGCGAGGGCGGACTGCTGCCGACGGAAAGGGAGTTGGCGGCCACGTTCGAGGTGGCGCGGGAGACCGTGCGGCAGGCGCTGCGCGAGCTGCTGATCCAGGGCCGGGTGCGGCGCAAGGGGCGGGGCACGGTGGTGGCCGGCCCGAAGCTGGAGCAGCCGCTGTCGCTGGCGAGCTACACCGAGGGCGTCCGGCGGCAGGGCCGGGTCCCGAGCCGCCATCTGATCACCCTGGAGCGGCTGGCGGCGGACGCGGTGCTGGCCCGCGAGTTGCGGATCTCGGCCGGTGACGAGGTCTGGCACATGGAGCGGGTGCTGCTCGCCGACGAGGAACGGGTCGGCCTGGAGAGCACCTATCTGTCGGTGGCCCGACTGCCTTATCTGGAGCGGGACTTCGCCCCCGACTCGTCCTTCTACGTGTATCTGCGCGACCAGGTGGGGCTGGAACTGGCGGCGGCCGACGAGCGGATCGAGACGGTGCTCGCTACGCCCCGCGAGGCGCTGCTGATCGGTACGCCGCCCGCGCTGCCGATGCTGCTGCTGCACCGGACGAGCCGGGACGGCGGGGGCGTGCCGATCGAGCGGGTGCGCTCGCTCTACCGCGGCGACCGGTTCAGTTTCACCACGCAGATGTCCAAGGAGTAG
- a CDS encoding ROK family transcriptional regulator: protein MNRGISGANLPALRHHNAALVLDLLRAATRHGTGGISRLELAERTGLTPQAVSKITARLRAEGLAEESGRQASTGGKPRTELRLVRRARYAAGVHLDRDELTVVLADLSGERVQARTSRLDLGRPAGEVLEAVAREVRALDAGPAILGVGVAAPGPLDHASGVLHRVTGFPDWDGFPLRDALERRLGLRVVVDKDTNAAALAVLGQDAGGGSFAYLHLGTGLGAGLVLDGAVFRGERTGAGEFGHQVVQLDGPVCGCGNRGCIEAMCLAAVDRGDSAGAAYLLGVGAANLVSLLDIDRVVLGGRTVLADETLFRQEVAAVLTERTARSVGRTVPVSVAPGGTRVVADGAALLVLASVFGGAALG from the coding sequence GTGAACAGGGGAATCTCAGGGGCGAATCTGCCCGCGCTGCGGCACCACAACGCCGCTCTGGTGCTCGATCTGCTGCGCGCCGCCACCCGGCACGGGACCGGCGGCATCAGCCGGCTGGAGCTCGCCGAGCGCACCGGGCTCACCCCGCAGGCGGTCAGCAAGATCACCGCGCGGCTGCGGGCCGAGGGGCTGGCCGAGGAGTCGGGGCGGCAGGCGTCGACCGGCGGCAAGCCGCGGACCGAGCTGCGGCTGGTGCGCCGGGCGCGGTACGCGGCCGGGGTGCACCTGGACCGTGACGAGCTGACCGTCGTCCTCGCCGACCTGTCGGGCGAGCGGGTGCAAGCGCGTACCTCCCGGCTCGACCTCGGCCGCCCCGCAGGGGAGGTGCTGGAGGCGGTGGCGCGCGAGGTGCGGGCGCTGGACGCCGGCCCCGCCATTCTCGGCGTCGGCGTCGCGGCTCCCGGGCCGCTCGACCACGCCTCGGGCGTGCTGCACCGCGTCACCGGGTTCCCGGACTGGGACGGCTTCCCGCTGCGCGACGCCCTGGAGCGGCGGCTCGGACTGCGGGTCGTCGTCGACAAGGACACCAACGCGGCGGCGCTCGCCGTTCTCGGCCAGGACGCGGGCGGCGGCTCGTTCGCGTATCTGCATCTGGGCACCGGGCTGGGCGCCGGGCTGGTGCTGGACGGCGCGGTCTTCCGCGGCGAGCGCACCGGCGCGGGCGAATTCGGGCACCAGGTGGTGCAGTTGGACGGTCCGGTGTGCGGATGCGGCAACCGCGGCTGCATCGAGGCGATGTGCCTGGCCGCGGTCGACCGCGGTGATTCGGCGGGCGCCGCGTACCTGCTGGGCGTCGGCGCGGCCAATCTCGTCTCGCTGCTCGACATCGACCGGGTGGTGCTCGGCGGGCGCACCGTGCTGGCCGACGAGACGCTGTTCCGGCAGGAGGTCGCGGCGGTGCTGACCGAGCGCACGGCCCGTTCCGTGGGGCGCACGGTGCCGGTCTCGGTGGCCCCCGGCGGAACGCGGGTGGTGGCCGACGGCGCGGCGCTGCTCGTGCTGGCCTCGGTGTTCGGCGGCGCCGCACTCGGCTGA
- a CDS encoding Gfo/Idh/MocA family oxidoreductase codes for MSSPATPLRVGLVGYGLAGSVFHAPLVAATDGLVLDTVVTSNPERREQARAEHPGVRFASSPDELWTGDPVDLVVLASPNRTHVPLATAALQAGVPVVVDKPLAGTAAEAYELAALAKDRGLLLSVFQNRRWDNDFRTLRHLVDSGELGTVQRFESRFERWRPRPKGGWRESGDPAEIGGLLYDLGSHLVDQALTLFGPAVRVYAESDVRRPGAEVDDDTFIAITHAGGVRSHLWASATTAQLGPRFRALGSTAGYVKYGLDPQEAALRDGLRPGAGAAAGPAGWGTEPESDWGTLGAGDSVRPVPTLPGDYPAYYAAVAAALRDGSAPPVTALEAAAALEVLEAARLSAREGRTVELEARS; via the coding sequence ATGAGTAGTCCCGCCACCCCCCTCCGCGTCGGACTGGTCGGCTACGGCCTGGCCGGCTCCGTCTTCCACGCCCCGCTCGTCGCCGCCACCGACGGCCTGGTCCTCGACACCGTCGTCACCTCGAACCCCGAGCGCCGCGAGCAGGCCCGCGCCGAGCACCCCGGCGTCCGGTTCGCCTCCTCCCCCGACGAGCTGTGGACCGGCGACCCCGTCGACCTCGTGGTGCTCGCCTCCCCCAACCGCACCCACGTGCCGCTCGCGACCGCCGCCCTCCAGGCCGGTGTGCCCGTCGTCGTCGACAAGCCGCTCGCCGGCACCGCCGCCGAGGCCTACGAGCTGGCCGCCCTCGCCAAGGACCGCGGCCTGCTGCTCTCCGTCTTCCAGAACCGCCGCTGGGACAACGACTTCCGCACCCTGCGCCACCTCGTGGACAGCGGCGAGCTCGGCACCGTGCAGCGCTTCGAGTCCCGCTTCGAGCGGTGGCGGCCGCGGCCCAAGGGCGGCTGGCGCGAGTCCGGCGACCCCGCCGAGATCGGCGGGCTCCTCTACGACCTCGGCAGCCACCTCGTCGACCAGGCCCTGACGCTCTTCGGCCCGGCCGTCCGCGTCTACGCCGAGTCCGATGTGCGCCGCCCCGGCGCCGAGGTCGACGACGACACGTTCATCGCGATCACCCACGCCGGCGGCGTCCGCTCCCACCTGTGGGCCAGCGCCACCACCGCCCAGCTCGGCCCCCGCTTCCGCGCGCTCGGCAGCACCGCCGGGTACGTCAAGTACGGCCTCGACCCGCAGGAGGCCGCCCTCCGCGACGGCCTGCGGCCTGGCGCCGGGGCTGCCGCCGGGCCTGCCGGGTGGGGGACCGAGCCGGAGTCCGACTGGGGCACCCTCGGGGCCGGCGACTCCGTTCGCCCCGTCCCGACGCTGCCGGGCGACTACCCCGCGTACTACGCGGCTGTCGCCGCCGCCCTCCGCGACGGTTCGGCCCCGCCGGTCACCGCCCTGGAGGCGGCCGCCGCCCTCGAAGTCCTGGAGGCGGCCCGGCTCTCCGCCCGCGAGGGGCGCACAGTGGAACTGGAGGCGCGCTCATGA
- a CDS encoding heme-degrading domain-containing protein produces MSTPTDLVAELEAQERDLVLASFTNDDAWRLGCLLVDLAREREAPVTVDIRRGSQQLFHYALEGTSPDNDAWLARKSRVAERYGASSYLVGARFRAKGTTFEESSRLDPNLYAAHGGAVPLRVAGVGIVGTAAVSGLPQSEDHALVVEALSRFVRA; encoded by the coding sequence ATGAGCACTCCCACGGACCTTGTCGCCGAGCTCGAAGCGCAGGAGCGCGACCTGGTTCTCGCGAGCTTCACGAACGACGACGCCTGGCGGCTGGGGTGCCTGTTGGTCGACCTGGCGCGCGAGCGCGAGGCTCCGGTGACGGTCGACATCCGTCGCGGTAGCCAGCAACTCTTCCACTACGCGCTGGAGGGCACCTCCCCGGACAACGACGCCTGGCTCGCCCGCAAGTCCCGCGTCGCGGAGCGCTACGGCGCGTCGTCGTACCTCGTCGGCGCCCGTTTCCGCGCCAAGGGCACCACCTTCGAGGAGTCCTCCCGCCTGGACCCGAACCTGTACGCGGCCCACGGGGGCGCGGTGCCGCTGCGTGTGGCGGGGGTGGGGATCGTGGGGACGGCGGCGGTGTCGGGGCTGCCGCAGTCGGAGGATCATGCGCTGGTGGTGGAGGCGTTGTCGCGCTTCGTGCGCGCTTAG